One genomic window of Nasonia vitripennis strain AsymCx chromosome 1 unlocalized genomic scaffold, Nvit_psr_1.1 chr1_random0013, whole genome shotgun sequence includes the following:
- the LOC100119827 gene encoding LOW QUALITY PROTEIN: major facilitator superfamily domain-containing protein 6 (The sequence of the model RefSeq protein was modified relative to this genomic sequence to represent the inferred CDS: inserted 1 base in 1 codon), producing the protein MLDRINRDLLPIKGHYFLYNAATGPIMQFLPIIAKQLGFSGLLVGTIYTILPISGLIAKPLFGGLADKFRLHKXIFIAFQAILAIAFFTIKFIPEAEHSVRTNLACNIASFIEMPTNNLISDQDTDDMKINTKDNAHCHLSCTVRSMEDIQAICDSWHVKKYCSLASTGIKPEQIARVEKLEFEAYFNESYDLHVGSKLDLRIFNISLGDGDLRPALCSTKSFRIPCTTKCPKVLFLDKLIRNISLINDDASRQISTGIFQWFLWASIVSWIGMAVVVSIGDAICFDLLGDGKSRNYGKQKMWGSIGVGIFGISAGYLTDLSSKGEETKDYSCIFYLMLTAMILDILVSSRLKKSSLDHSNEPSVLWELWSIAREGRVLVFAWWCIGAGMCTGVIWNFLFWYTEEISPAQSQKEWLKTLQGLLTGVQCFLGEMPFNFISGNILRKVGHINVMSLVLLAFSIRFMAYSMFSNAWVFLIIELLHGPTLGLCWPTMVSYGDKVAPSGTKATIQGLVGAVFEGIGVSLGSLLCGYLIDQYKGVVTFRVFSVGALVWLSIFWIMQLLLRKAKAYPLQQGHIHLASYAPPDDDAILMTMSQEMQTY; encoded by the exons ATGTTGGACCGTATAAACAGGGATTTGCTGCCCATCAAGGGCCACTACTTCCTCTACAATGCCG CTACTGGTCCAATCATGCAATTTTTGCCAATAATAGCAAAACAGTTGGGGTTTTCAGGACTTCTTGTTGGTACAATATATACAATACTGCCAATCTCGGGATTAATAGCAAAGCCATTGTTTGGTGGCCTTGCGGATAAATTTAGACTCCATA GCATTTTTATAGCTTTCCAAGCAATATTAGCTATagcattttttacaataaaatttatacCTGAAGCAGAACACAGTGTGAGGACAAACTTGGCATGCAATATTGCCTCTTTTATAGAAATGCCTACCAACAATCTTATTTCCGATCAAGACACAGACGATATGAAAATTAATACTAAAGACAATGCTCATTGTCATCTCTCTTGTACGGTAAGATCAATGGAAGACATTCAAGCAATATGTGATTCTTGGCATGTCAAAAAGTATTGTTCTTTAGCAAGTACAGGAATTAAACCAGAGCAAATTGCAAGAGTAGAAAAGTTGGAATTTGAAGCTTATTTTAATGAGTCTTATGATTTGCATGTG GGCTCAAAACTGGATCTCCGAATATTCAACATTTCTTTAGGAGATGGCGATCTACGCCCTGCTCTGTGTAGTACAAAATCCTTTCGAATTCCATGTACAACAAAGTGTCCTAAAGTTCTTTTTCTCGATAAGTTAATAAGAAATATTAGCCTCATCAATGATGATGCATCAAGGCAAATATCAACTGGAATTTTTCAATGGTTTTTATGGGCATCCATTGTCAGCTGGATTGGCATGGCTGTTGTAGTTAGTATAGGAGATGCTATATGTTTTGATCTATTAG GAGATGGTAAAAGTAGAAACTATGGCAAACAAAAAATGTGGGGTAGTATTGGAGTTGGAATATTTGGCATAAGTGCAGGATACCTGACAGATCTTTCAAGTAAAGGAGAGGAGACAAAAGACTATTCTTGTATTTTCTACCTTATGCTAACTGCCATGATTCTTGATATCTTAGTTTCTTctagattaaaaaaa AGTAGCTTAGATCATTCAAATGAACCATCTGTTCTGTGGGAGCTTTGGTCCATTGCAAGAGAAGGAAGAGTTCTGGTATTTGCTTGGTGGTGCATTGGAGCAGGAATGTGCACAGGAGTTATTTGGaactttttattttggtaCACTGAAGAAATTTCTCCAGCTCAGTCACAAAAGGAATGGTTAAAAACATTACAAGGATTACTCACAGGAGTGCAATGCTTTCTTGGGGAAATGccatttaattttatatctggCAATATTCTGCGAAAAGTTGGACATATAAATGTTATGAGCCTTGTACTACTTGCTTTTTCAATAAg atTTATGGCATACAGTATGTTTTCCAATGCGTGggtatttttaattattgaacTTCTTCATGGACCTACACTTGGCTTATGCTGGCCAACTATGGTTTCATATGGTGATAAAGTAGCACCTTCAGGTACAAAAGCGACAATTCAAGGTCTCGTTGGAGCAGTATTTGAAGGGATAg GCGTGTCATTAGGAAGTTTACTTTGTGGCTATCTTATTGACCAATACAAAGGTGTAGTGACGTTTAGAGTCTTCTCAGTCGGCGCGCTTGTTTGGTTAAGCATCTTTTGGATAATGCAGCTTTTACTACGAAAAGCTAAAGCATATCCATTGCAACAAGGCCATATCC ATTTGGCAAGTTATGCTCCTCCTGATGATGATGCAATTCTCATGACTATGAGTCAAGAGATGCAGACATATTAA